A single window of Selenomonas sputigena DNA harbors:
- a CDS encoding NAD(P)/FAD-dependent oxidoreductase produces the protein MGGGEVKKYDVAIVGAGPAGVFAAYELAEKKPGLSIVVLESGNDIYHRCCPIAAGKVKSCIGCKPCSIMRGFGGAGAFSDGKYNFTTQFGGWLGEYISSAEVMRLIEYVDAINMRHGAPAKVFSTKGSRIGKLALEHDLHLLEASVRHLGTENNLKMLEKTYEYMKDRVEFRFHEPVRNILSDGEGENALELESGERIAAEYLVVAPGRSGAEWFSEECRRLRVEQKNNQVDVGVRVEVPDEIFDHITSEVYEAKLVYRTKRYGDSVRTFCMNPHGHVVMENTGGIMTVNGHSYSDPKMQSHNTNFALLVSNHFTEPFNEPHKYGKSIASFSNMLGGGIIMQRYGDLVKGRRTNAHRMSHSFMEPTLHATPGDLSLILPKRHLDNIMEMVQALNAVAPGMTNDDTLLYGVEVKFYSSRIVLSNELETRLKNVFAVGDGAGVTRGLSQAGASGVHVARVILSRMGAG, from the coding sequence ATGGGAGGCGGCGAGGTGAAAAAATACGATGTCGCCATTGTGGGCGCGGGTCCGGCGGGCGTTTTCGCGGCGTATGAGCTGGCGGAGAAGAAGCCCGGCCTTTCCATCGTCGTCTTAGAGAGCGGCAACGACATATATCATCGCTGCTGTCCGATTGCGGCGGGCAAGGTCAAGAGCTGCATCGGCTGCAAGCCTTGCAGCATCATGCGCGGCTTCGGCGGCGCGGGCGCCTTTTCCGACGGCAAGTACAACTTCACGACGCAGTTCGGCGGCTGGCTCGGCGAGTACATCAGTTCCGCCGAGGTCATGCGTCTCATCGAATACGTCGATGCGATCAACATGCGCCACGGTGCGCCCGCGAAGGTGTTCAGCACGAAGGGAAGCCGCATCGGCAAGCTCGCCTTGGAGCATGATCTGCATCTTTTGGAAGCGAGCGTGCGCCACCTTGGCACGGAAAACAACTTGAAGATGCTCGAAAAAACGTATGAGTACATGAAGGATCGCGTCGAATTCCGCTTCCATGAACCCGTCAGGAATATCCTTTCCGACGGCGAGGGAGAAAACGCCTTGGAACTGGAAAGCGGCGAGCGCATCGCCGCCGAGTATCTCGTCGTTGCGCCGGGGCGCTCGGGCGCCGAATGGTTTTCCGAGGAGTGTCGGCGGCTGCGCGTCGAGCAGAAGAACAATCAGGTCGATGTCGGCGTGCGCGTCGAAGTGCCCGACGAGATCTTCGACCACATCACGTCGGAGGTCTATGAGGCGAAACTCGTCTATCGCACGAAGCGCTACGGCGATTCCGTGCGAACTTTCTGCATGAATCCGCACGGTCATGTCGTCATGGAGAATACGGGCGGCATCATGACGGTCAACGGTCACTCGTACAGCGATCCAAAAATGCAGAGCCACAATACGAACTTTGCGCTCCTGGTGTCGAATCACTTCACGGAGCCGTTCAACGAGCCACACAAGTACGGCAAGAGCATCGCGTCTTTTTCCAATATGCTCGGCGGCGGCATCATCATGCAGCGTTACGGCGATCTCGTCAAGGGCAGGCGCACGAACGCGCACCGCATGAGTCACAGCTTCATGGAGCCGACGCTTCATGCGACGCCCGGTGATCTCTCGCTGATCCTGCCCAAGCGCCATCTCGACAACATCATGGAGATGGTGCAGGCGCTCAACGCCGTTGCACCGGGCATGACGAATGACGACACGCTGCTCTACGGCGTCGAGGTCAAGTTCTACAGTTCGCGCATCGTGCTGTCCAATGAGCTGGAAACGCGCCTCAAGAACGTCTTTGCCGTCGGCGACGGCGCCGGCGTCACGCGCGGCCTTTCGCAGGCGGGCGCGAGCGGCGTGCATGTTGCCCGCGTCATACTCTCGCGCATGGGCGCAGGTTGA
- the map gene encoding type I methionyl aminopeptidase, which yields MTRNDLCWCGSGKKYKKCHMDFDERIRSMKFDIYRGQVRPPHSIIKNAADIEGIRKSGVVNDGALDLMGEMVQPGIDTATLDKAAHDYIIDHGGIPACLNFEGFPKSVCISINDVVCHGIPSKKTILKEGDIVNVDITTILDGYYADASRMYIVGGRTTPEAARLVEVAKECMNLGIEAARPWHFLGDIGAACDAHARANGCSVVTQLGGHGVGKDFHEEPFVPHVGEVDTGMLLVPGMVLTVEPMINAGKYKVTVDKKDGWTVRTKDGSLSAQWEKTILITETGTEVLSS from the coding sequence ATGACGAGAAATGATTTGTGCTGGTGCGGCAGCGGCAAGAAGTACAAGAAATGCCACATGGATTTCGATGAGCGTATTCGCTCGATGAAATTCGACATCTATCGCGGGCAGGTGCGTCCGCCGCACAGCATCATCAAGAATGCGGCGGACATCGAGGGCATTAGAAAGAGCGGCGTCGTCAACGATGGGGCGCTCGACCTCATGGGCGAGATGGTGCAGCCGGGCATCGATACGGCGACGCTCGACAAGGCGGCGCATGACTATATCATCGATCACGGCGGCATTCCCGCGTGCCTGAACTTCGAGGGCTTCCCCAAGAGCGTCTGCATCTCGATCAACGACGTCGTCTGCCACGGCATACCGTCGAAGAAAACGATCTTGAAGGAAGGCGACATCGTGAACGTTGACATCACGACGATCTTGGACGGCTACTATGCCGACGCGTCGCGCATGTACATCGTCGGCGGCAGGACGACGCCGGAAGCGGCGCGTCTCGTCGAGGTGGCGAAGGAGTGCATGAACCTCGGCATTGAGGCGGCCAGGCCGTGGCACTTCCTCGGCGATATCGGTGCGGCGTGTGACGCGCACGCGCGCGCCAACGGCTGCTCCGTCGTGACGCAGCTCGGCGGACACGGCGTGGGCAAGGACTTCCACGAAGAGCCTTTCGTGCCGCATGTGGGCGAGGTCGACACGGGCATGCTGCTCGTGCCGGGCATGGTGCTGACGGTCGAGCCGATGATCAACGCAGGCAAGTACAAGGTGACGGTCGACAAGAAGGATGGCTGGACGGTGCGCACGAAGGACGGCTCGCTCTCGGCGCAGTGGGAAAAGACGATTCTCATCACGGAGACGGGAACGGAGGTACTTTCGAGTTGA
- a CDS encoding response regulator yields the protein MNKIKIMIVDDSRVSQAMLEGILKKAGFEVCAIASNAAEAVEKYKETRPAAVTMDMNLPDANGIETSRRILAFDPDATIVMISAMKDASLMTQGREVGIHAFLQKPVKPNEIVDMLIILCQKKGSAVTMLRDSYVATFAQGLQRSLFSLLGMESEIEVSVDESPYLAIKGIAVIIGLTGSPVGRAVVHMDTDTMRRFALRMLAMDEHDDIEEDEINDSVEEAANIIVGRGVSKVNDIFRDKEMRLTPPGTISGANIRIANPKLTSFEVVAKTEIGNICLNLGFAEGE from the coding sequence GTGAATAAAATCAAGATCATGATTGTCGACGACTCGCGCGTCAGCCAGGCGATGCTTGAGGGCATCCTCAAGAAGGCGGGCTTCGAGGTCTGCGCCATAGCGAGCAACGCTGCCGAGGCCGTTGAGAAATACAAGGAGACGCGTCCGGCCGCTGTGACGATGGACATGAACCTGCCCGATGCCAACGGCATTGAGACGAGCCGCCGCATCCTCGCCTTTGATCCTGACGCCACGATTGTCATGATCAGTGCGATGAAGGATGCGAGCCTCATGACGCAGGGGCGCGAGGTGGGCATCCACGCTTTCCTGCAGAAGCCTGTGAAGCCCAATGAGATCGTCGATATGCTGATCATCCTGTGCCAGAAGAAGGGGAGCGCCGTCACGATGCTGCGCGACTCTTATGTGGCGACGTTTGCGCAAGGGCTTCAGCGCAGTCTGTTCAGTCTTCTTGGCATGGAGAGCGAGATCGAGGTTTCCGTCGATGAAAGCCCCTATTTGGCGATCAAGGGCATCGCGGTCATCATTGGACTCACGGGTTCGCCCGTGGGACGCGCCGTCGTCCACATGGATACTGATACCATGCGCCGCTTTGCTCTGCGCATGCTCGCGATGGATGAGCATGACGACATCGAGGAGGACGAGATCAACGATTCGGTCGAGGAGGCGGCGAACATCATCGTCGGCCGCGGCGTATCGAAGGTCAATGATATCTTCCGCGACAAGGAAATGCGCCTGACTCCGCCGGGGACGATCAGCGGCGCGAACATCCGCATTGCCAATCCGAAGCTCACCTCGTTCGAGGTCGTCGCGAAGACGGAGATCGGAAACATCTGCTTGAATCTTGGATTTGCGGAGGGGGAATAA
- a CDS encoding DEAD/DEAH box helicase: protein MNFSELHCPEVLVDALARQGIREATPVQEQAIPAVRSGRDAIVQAQTGTGKTLAFLLPLLERIKGNVQVAQALVVSPTRELAMQTARIARTLADAVGIRTALVYGGQDIERQKDKLRQKPQLIITTPGRLLDHLRRHSVELSQVNKIVLDEADELMRLGFVEDVETMLEALAGDHQLMLFSATMPERIRALTRRYMKEPREITVQPECVTLANIEQIIVDTREETKLDKLCELLNKYQPYLAMVFCHTKQKVAHVTLELAGRGYLVDELHGDLTQTQRNLVMRRFREAKLQILVVTDIAARGLDIEGVTHVFNYDLPQDTEWYIHRIGRTGRAGAKGLAVTFVNAHQYDQLRRIEAGIKARLTKEKSERSGGKNVRRKTAAKAAAVKQENADKERTAPAKSAPPPKRGKAAQRARRVAKKRVGRPAARSKSGTKTNAGRSSHLGKR, encoded by the coding sequence TTGAATTTTTCAGAACTTCACTGCCCGGAAGTGTTGGTCGACGCTCTCGCGCGTCAGGGTATACGCGAGGCTACTCCCGTGCAGGAGCAGGCGATTCCTGCCGTGCGTTCGGGACGCGACGCCATCGTGCAGGCGCAGACGGGCACGGGCAAGACGCTCGCCTTCCTGCTGCCCTTGCTTGAGCGCATCAAGGGAAATGTCCAGGTAGCGCAGGCTCTCGTCGTCAGCCCGACGCGTGAGCTGGCCATGCAGACGGCGCGCATCGCCAGGACGCTTGCGGATGCGGTCGGCATACGAACGGCGCTCGTTTACGGCGGGCAGGACATTGAGCGGCAGAAGGACAAACTCCGACAGAAGCCGCAGCTCATCATCACGACGCCCGGCAGGCTTCTCGATCACCTGCGCCGCCACTCGGTCGAACTCTCGCAGGTCAACAAGATCGTCCTCGATGAGGCCGACGAACTCATGCGCCTCGGCTTTGTCGAGGATGTGGAAACGATGCTCGAAGCGCTGGCGGGCGACCATCAGCTCATGCTCTTTTCGGCGACGATGCCTGAGCGCATACGGGCGCTCACGCGCCGCTACATGAAGGAGCCGCGCGAGATTACGGTGCAGCCCGAGTGCGTGACGCTCGCGAATATTGAGCAGATCATTGTCGACACGCGCGAGGAGACGAAGCTCGACAAGCTCTGTGAACTGTTGAACAAATACCAGCCGTACCTTGCGATGGTCTTCTGCCATACGAAGCAGAAGGTCGCGCATGTGACGCTGGAACTCGCGGGGCGCGGCTATCTCGTCGACGAGCTGCACGGTGACCTCACGCAGACGCAGCGCAACCTCGTCATGCGCCGTTTCCGCGAGGCGAAGCTGCAGATCCTCGTCGTCACCGACATCGCGGCGCGCGGACTAGACATCGAGGGCGTCACGCACGTATTCAATTATGATCTGCCGCAGGATACGGAGTGGTATATTCACCGCATCGGCAGGACGGGGCGTGCGGGAGCAAAGGGGCTTGCCGTCACCTTCGTCAATGCGCATCAGTACGATCAGCTGCGCCGCATTGAGGCGGGCATCAAGGCTCGCCTCACCAAGGAAAAGTCGGAGAGAAGCGGCGGCAAGAACGTGCGACGGAAGACGGCGGCGAAAGCGGCAGCGGTGAAGCAGGAGAACGCAGACAAAGAGCGTACAGCGCCCGCGAAGAGCGCACCGCCGCCCAAGCGCGGCAAGGCGGCGCAGCGTGCACGCCGCGTCGCCAAGAAGCGCGTGGGACGCCCTGCGGCACGCTCCAAGAGCGGTACGAAGACGAACGCCGGCAGGAGTTCGCATCTCGGCAAGCGGTAG
- a CDS encoding chemotaxis protein CheX produces MDAKLVNPFIDAFTAVMPQIGFPEPKRAKVTVKQKNAVSLGVSVIVGFTKQIRGNVVYNMTEDTAKFIASTMMMGMPVENFDEMAQSAISELSNMLTANTATHIAGLGLEVDISTPSLSIGEDFQIKISSDGYLAVDMDLGGHIVELDISVATT; encoded by the coding sequence ATGGATGCAAAACTTGTCAACCCTTTTATTGACGCCTTCACCGCTGTCATGCCGCAGATCGGCTTCCCTGAGCCGAAGCGTGCCAAGGTCACGGTAAAGCAGAAGAACGCCGTGAGTCTCGGCGTTTCTGTCATCGTCGGCTTCACGAAGCAGATTCGCGGCAACGTCGTTTACAACATGACGGAGGATACGGCGAAATTCATCGCCTCCACGATGATGATGGGCATGCCCGTCGAGAACTTCGATGAGATGGCGCAGAGTGCGATTTCCGAGCTCAGCAACATGCTGACGGCGAACACGGCGACGCATATCGCAGGACTCGGCTTGGAGGTCGATATCTCCACGCCGTCGCTTTCCATCGGTGAGGACTTCCAGATCAAGATCAGCAGTGATGGCTACCTTGCCGTCGATATGGATCTCGGCGGTCATATCGTCGAGCTTGATATTTCTGTTGCGACGACTTGA